In Xyrauchen texanus isolate HMW12.3.18 chromosome 35, RBS_HiC_50CHRs, whole genome shotgun sequence, one DNA window encodes the following:
- the LOC127629076 gene encoding calcium channel flower homolog: MSSEEAAIPPKQSTDDDGMSWWYRWICKLAGVLGGISCATMGVWNCVTVNPLNIAAGVWMVLTACVLFLCEVPFCCQFVEFANVIAARADRLKPWQKALFYCGMALFPIFLSFSITTLFGNAITFATGVLYGLASLGKKGDAVSYARLQHHKRSDEEKLTGTTDGSVP, encoded by the exons ATGAGCTCCGAGGAGGCGGCAATTCCACCGAAACAAAGCACAGATGACGATGGCATGTCCTGGTGGTACCGGTGGATCTGTAAATTGGCTGGTGTCCTGGGAGGCATTT CATGTGCAACGATGGGAGTTTGGAACTGCGTGACGGTGAATCCGTTAAACATCGCGGCTGGAGTTTGGATGGT GTTGACAGCGTGTGTATTGTTCCTGTGTGAGGTGCCGTTCTGTTGTCAGTTTGTGGAGTTCGCTAATGTGATCGCGGCACGTGCGGACCGACTGAAGCCGTGGCAGAAAGCCCTGTTTTACTGCGG GATGGCGCTGTTTCCTATATTTTTGAGCTTTTCGATCACGACTTTATTTGGGAATGCCATCACGTTTGCTACAGGAGTGCTGTACGGACTTGCATCTCTTGGAAAGAA aggTGATGCAGTGAGCTACGCTCGATTACAGCACCACAAACGGAGCGATGAAGAGAAACTTACAGGAACAACCGATGGATCTGTGCCGTGA
- the LOC127629074 gene encoding MOB kinase activator 1B-like, protein MSFLFGNRSSKTFKPKKNIPEGSHQYELLKHAEATLGSGNLRMAVMLPDGEDLNEWVAVNTVDFFNQINMLYGTITDFCSEDSCPVMSAGPKYEYHWADGTNIKKPIKCSAPKYIDYLMTWVQDQLDEETLFPSKIGVPFPKNFMSVAKTILKRLFRVYAHIYHQHFDAVMQLQEEAHLNTSFKHFIFFVQEFNSIDRKELAPLQDLIEKLTTKDR, encoded by the exons ATGAGCTTCTTATT TGGGAATCGTTCGTCTAAGACATTTAAACCGAAGAAGAATATTCCGGAAGGATCTCACCAGTATGAACTGCTCAAACACGCTGAAGCCACACTGGGCAGCGGGAACCTGCGTATGGCCGTCATGCTTCCAGACGGAGAAGATCTGAATGAATGGGTGGCTGTCAACA CGGTGGATTtctttaatcaaataaacatGCTGTACGGCACCATCACAGATTTCTGCTCTGAGGACAGCTGTCCCGTCATGTCAGCCGGACcgaa ATACGAGTATCATTGGGCAGATGGGACCAACATTAAAAAGCCAATAAAGTGCTCTGCTCCCAAGTacattgattatctgatgacgtGGGTTCAAGACCAATTGGACGAGGAGACCCTGTTTCCTTCTAAAATAG GTGTTCCTTTCCCGAAGAACTTCATGTCAGTAGCTAAGACCATTCTGAAGCGTTTGTTCAGAGTTTATGCTCATATATATCATCAACACTTTGACGCAGTCATGCAGCTGCAGGAGGAAGCCCACCTCAACACGTCATTCAAACACTTCATCTTCTTTGTACAG GAGTTTAACTCGATCGACCGCAAGGAGTTGGCACCCCTTCAGGATCTGATTGAGAAACTAACAActaaagacagataa